One genomic region from Marinobacter szutsaonensis encodes:
- a CDS encoding methyltransferase yields MTFPPAASLHEPTTSFYSRWQALNDWLAGHAEFWRPAPFMEPAPAWAQACPELSSWLEALTDEDCDYYEQHLIEFAGRIRGWLPGLVGYEQRIAVPVLAPSPATPAETTLPEVAATDMPGRKRVQAGAFAASVIPLNRPVLDWCCGKGHLSRTLARQCPEPVQGFEWDPALVDDGNRLARHFADAVTVHCQDVMADDLRWPSGSHGVALHACGDLHRQLIRRGSVAGAPRLSFSPCCYHLTAHSEYNPLSGQAKQHPHVLRLTRNDLRLAVQETVTAPARVRAQTALVSQWRLGFDALQRHLRGSDQYLPVPSHPPRLVNEGFEAFCRWAARKKQLELSDRVDWDHWLDAGRKRFRQVRRHELLRHLFRRPLELWLVLDYAVALEEQGYRVRLGTFCDRALTPRNLLLDAVRVCDTPPAPRSHP; encoded by the coding sequence ATGACGTTTCCTCCGGCCGCGAGTTTACACGAGCCGACCACATCTTTTTATAGCCGCTGGCAGGCTTTGAATGACTGGCTTGCCGGGCACGCCGAATTCTGGCGGCCGGCACCATTCATGGAGCCGGCTCCGGCCTGGGCGCAGGCGTGCCCGGAACTGTCGTCCTGGCTTGAAGCACTCACTGATGAGGACTGCGACTATTACGAACAGCACCTGATCGAGTTTGCAGGTCGGATCCGTGGCTGGCTTCCCGGCCTGGTCGGTTACGAGCAGCGGATAGCGGTGCCGGTTCTCGCTCCCTCCCCCGCGACCCCGGCGGAGACAACCCTGCCGGAGGTGGCTGCCACCGACATGCCAGGTCGCAAGCGGGTCCAGGCCGGAGCCTTCGCCGCCTCAGTGATCCCGTTGAACCGTCCGGTGCTGGACTGGTGCTGCGGCAAGGGCCACCTGTCGAGAACCCTGGCACGGCAATGCCCGGAACCGGTGCAGGGATTTGAATGGGATCCGGCGTTGGTGGATGACGGCAACCGGTTGGCCCGCCACTTTGCCGATGCCGTGACCGTGCATTGCCAGGACGTGATGGCGGATGACCTGCGCTGGCCGTCCGGCAGTCATGGCGTGGCCCTGCATGCCTGTGGTGACCTGCATCGCCAGCTGATCCGCCGGGGCAGCGTCGCCGGTGCACCGCGCCTGAGTTTTTCTCCCTGTTGCTACCACCTGACCGCCCACTCTGAATATAACCCCCTCTCCGGGCAGGCGAAGCAGCACCCGCACGTACTCAGGCTGACCCGGAATGATCTCCGGCTGGCGGTCCAGGAGACTGTAACCGCCCCTGCCAGGGTGCGGGCGCAGACCGCGCTGGTCAGTCAGTGGCGACTGGGTTTTGACGCGCTGCAAAGGCATCTGCGCGGCTCAGACCAATACCTTCCGGTGCCCTCCCATCCGCCCCGGTTGGTGAATGAGGGATTTGAAGCTTTCTGTCGATGGGCGGCACGGAAAAAGCAGCTGGAACTGTCGGATCGGGTGGACTGGGACCATTGGCTGGATGCAGGCCGAAAGCGGTTCAGGCAGGTTCGCCGCCATGAACTGCTGCGTCACCTGTTTCGCCGGCCTTTGGAACTCTGGCTGGTACTGGACTATGCAGTAGCGCTGGAAGAGCAGGGTTACCGGGTGCGCCTGGGAACCTTCTGTGACCGCGCCCTGACTCCGCGCAACCTGCTGCTGGATGCGGTCAGGGTTTGCGATACTCCACCCGCTCCACGCAGCCATCCCTGA
- a CDS encoding OmpA family protein, which yields MNIMRPLALAALTASLAMPALAEERQETVYLNPFAGFQYFDDKRDLSETGTFGVGAEYRFAPHWAVEAVYSRADADRKGAPGSSDFDEIRLDGTYYFAGQDRAWNPYVSLGAGHADFGEDAAAPRTSGSNHDETRVNVGAGVRYNVSDTISLRGDLREFHGIDESTFDTMVSLGISFAFNRTVGEAAPADSDNDGVPDSSDQCPGTTAGAVVDSTGCEPDADMDGVADARDSCPNTPKGADVDARGCELDSDNDGVVNSRDQCPNTTAGAEVDATGCEGVTETIETFEIEVKFPTNSSVIGNTYDDEIRRVADFLNENPETIVEIAGHTDSMGDADYNQFLSQRRAEAVAARLTGPLGVDPERVNAIGYGEEAPIASNDTAEGRAENRRVEARIQVRR from the coding sequence ATGAACATCATGCGCCCGTTAGCTTTAGCCGCCCTCACCGCCAGCCTGGCCATGCCCGCCCTGGCCGAGGAACGCCAGGAAACCGTTTATCTCAACCCGTTTGCCGGCTTCCAGTATTTCGATGACAAGCGGGACCTGAGCGAGACCGGTACCTTTGGAGTGGGCGCAGAATATCGCTTCGCCCCCCACTGGGCAGTTGAGGCCGTGTACTCCCGTGCCGATGCCGATCGCAAGGGGGCTCCGGGATCTTCCGATTTCGATGAAATCCGACTGGACGGTACGTACTATTTCGCAGGTCAGGATCGGGCCTGGAACCCGTATGTGTCCCTCGGCGCAGGTCATGCTGATTTTGGCGAGGATGCAGCAGCACCCCGCACCTCTGGCAGCAACCACGACGAAACCCGTGTGAATGTCGGGGCCGGTGTGCGCTACAACGTCAGTGACACTATTTCCCTGCGTGGCGATCTGCGCGAGTTCCACGGCATTGATGAAAGTACCTTCGATACCATGGTTTCCCTCGGGATCAGTTTTGCCTTCAACCGCACCGTGGGTGAAGCCGCGCCAGCGGATAGCGACAACGACGGCGTGCCCGACAGCAGCGACCAGTGCCCTGGAACCACGGCGGGCGCCGTTGTGGACAGCACCGGCTGTGAGCCGGATGCAGATATGGACGGTGTCGCCGATGCCCGTGATTCCTGCCCGAACACACCGAAGGGTGCGGACGTTGACGCCCGCGGTTGTGAGCTGGACAGCGACAACGATGGCGTCGTGAACAGCAGGGACCAGTGCCCGAACACCACCGCTGGCGCAGAGGTGGATGCCACCGGCTGCGAGGGTGTCACCGAGACCATCGAGACCTTCGAGATCGAGGTGAAGTTCCCGACCAACAGCTCCGTTATCGGCAATACCTACGATGACGAAATCCGCCGGGTGGCCGACTTCCTGAACGAGAACCCGGAAACCATCGTCGAGATCGCCGGTCACACTGACAGCATGGGTGATGCCGACTACAACCAGTTCCTGTCACAGCGTCGTGCGGAAGCCGTTGCGGCTCGCCTGACCGGTCCTCTGGGTGTCGATCCGGAACGTGTGAATGCCATCGGTTACGGTGAGGAGGCCCCCATTGCCTCCAACGATACCGCCGAAGGCCGCGCGGAAAACCGTCGGGTCGAGGCCCGCATCCAGGTTCGCCGCTAA
- a CDS encoding TatD family hydrolase, with the protein MSKKRREIPVFDHPIIETHCHLDYLKDRPLEETLEQSQRVNIERVITIAVSPENLAKVRELSQVAPWVYGTQGIHPHEAETYTDEVEQEIRSHAGDDKIVAVGEIGLDYFYDNADRQVQRDVFRRQLQIACDTDRPVVIHSREADEDTIAILQEFEATLKRRGVIHSFTSGPGLARYALDQGWCLGFNGITTFNKAENVRDIVRMAPIEQILLETDAPFLTPVPYRGRENAPFYLPFVAEKIAEVKDLPLDQVLAQTYANSLRTFFPER; encoded by the coding sequence ATGAGCAAGAAACGTCGCGAGATTCCGGTTTTTGATCACCCGATCATCGAAACCCACTGTCACCTGGATTACCTCAAGGACCGCCCCCTGGAGGAAACCCTGGAGCAGAGCCAGCGGGTGAACATTGAACGCGTGATCACCATCGCGGTGTCACCGGAGAACCTGGCCAAAGTCCGGGAACTGAGCCAAGTGGCGCCCTGGGTCTACGGCACCCAGGGCATCCATCCCCACGAGGCGGAAACCTATACCGATGAGGTGGAACAAGAGATCCGCAGCCACGCCGGCGACGACAAGATCGTGGCGGTGGGTGAGATCGGCCTGGATTATTTCTACGACAACGCCGACCGCCAGGTACAGCGGGACGTATTCCGCCGCCAGCTGCAGATTGCCTGTGACACCGACCGGCCGGTGGTGATCCACAGTCGTGAAGCGGACGAGGACACCATCGCCATCCTCCAGGAGTTCGAGGCGACCCTGAAACGCCGCGGGGTCATTCACAGCTTCACCTCGGGCCCGGGCCTGGCCCGCTATGCCCTGGATCAGGGCTGGTGCCTTGGCTTCAACGGCATCACCACCTTCAACAAGGCGGAGAATGTGCGCGATATCGTACGCATGGCGCCCATCGAGCAGATCCTGCTGGAAACCGATGCCCCCTTCCTGACGCCGGTACCCTACCGGGGCCGGGAAAACGCGCCATTCTATCTGCCCTTCGTGGCCGAGAAGATTGCTGAGGTCAAGGACTTGCCGCTGGATCAGGTTCTGGCGCAGACTTACGCCAACAGCCTCAGGACTTTCTTCCCCGAGCGATGA
- a CDS encoding DUF4124 domain-containing protein yields MNPVLALTTLLMAFSGTALAEIYRCESNGAVTFSDQPCGSDATTIELRDNRIGGTFNQNLPEPAGRDSAREANKKAEQPEKASTCRFINSTDLRRYLVREQVVRGMTRDHVRRAFGNPPEVHTTPREVWIYQTRYYGALYELTYVYFRDGCVERVEYRKP; encoded by the coding sequence ATGAATCCCGTTCTGGCGCTGACAACCCTGCTGATGGCCTTTTCCGGCACCGCCCTGGCCGAGATCTACCGCTGCGAAAGTAACGGCGCAGTTACCTTTTCCGACCAGCCCTGCGGCAGCGATGCCACTACCATCGAGCTCCGGGACAACCGCATCGGCGGCACCTTCAACCAGAACCTGCCCGAACCGGCCGGCAGGGACTCGGCACGCGAGGCCAACAAGAAGGCCGAACAACCGGAGAAGGCCTCCACCTGCCGCTTCATCAACTCCACGGATCTGCGACGGTACCTGGTGCGGGAACAGGTCGTCAGGGGCATGACCCGGGATCACGTCAGGCGGGCCTTTGGCAATCCTCCGGAAGTGCACACCACCCCCCGGGAAGTCTGGATCTACCAGACCCGTTACTACGGCGCGCTGTACGAACTGACCTATGTGTACTTCAGGGATGGCTGCGTGGAGCGGGTGGAGTATCGCAAACCCTGA
- a CDS encoding tRNA/rRNA methyltransferase yields MQLAFVLVEPKVPENVGAAARALCTMGFGELWLVNSDLHTRPEAHWLAHGSDHILDNARIFPDLAAVRNSVDLLMGTSAKPRHNRQDWHTPDHLRTVLTDKGESVATAALVFGREDRGLANEELALCDLLTGIPMKVAYPSLNLAQSVMLYAWEMSGLSVNSEAEGDKPAPAKAGLGALRERLEHLLPDVDTPPEGKLSQWVFERLPLLSERDIGFVHTLCGNIERTLRKK; encoded by the coding sequence ATGCAACTGGCCTTTGTACTTGTCGAACCCAAGGTTCCTGAAAACGTCGGAGCGGCTGCCCGTGCCCTGTGTACCATGGGGTTCGGCGAGCTGTGGCTGGTGAACTCCGACCTGCACACCCGCCCGGAAGCCCACTGGCTGGCCCACGGCAGCGACCATATTCTCGATAATGCGCGCATTTTCCCTGATCTGGCAGCGGTGCGAAACTCCGTAGACTTGCTGATGGGCACCTCCGCCAAGCCCCGCCACAACCGCCAGGACTGGCATACGCCGGACCACCTGCGCACGGTGCTGACCGACAAGGGCGAGTCGGTCGCCACCGCCGCCCTGGTGTTCGGGCGCGAGGATCGGGGTCTGGCCAACGAGGAACTGGCCCTGTGCGACCTGCTCACCGGCATTCCGATGAAAGTGGCCTATCCGTCCCTGAACCTGGCCCAGTCGGTGATGCTCTATGCCTGGGAGATGTCGGGGCTGTCCGTCAACAGTGAGGCGGAAGGCGACAAGCCCGCACCGGCTAAGGCCGGTCTGGGTGCCCTGCGGGAACGCCTCGAACACCTCTTGCCCGACGTTGACACGCCCCCGGAGGGCAAGCTGTCGCAGTGGGTGTTCGAACGCCTGCCACTTCTGTCGGAGCGAGACATCGGATTCGTTCACACCCTGTGTGGCAACATCGAACGAACCCTTCGCAAGAAGTAA
- a CDS encoding polyphosphate kinase has translation MGKDFMEVSPFANSWCFDPDRPRFRDYPTLLDDDGEIPALEASLEEIGEYQRRLWANRKRALLVVVHGPDTSGKDSLIRTLATYADPAGFHAWSFSRPQGAEVRHDFLWRVTPYLPGLGEMVAFNRSHHEAVIAERVWPVHAADSYNWDNRYQSIRNFERHLVQEGTTILKVWQNLSQDEHRRRLLKRLDKPRKRWKFDKSDIDGWARRAEYEAFAEQAMAATHTPEAPWFVVPGDRKPQARAIVAAMLAEQLRQLAPDYPAEDETVLREYRQLLARNGVS, from the coding sequence ATGGGAAAGGATTTTATGGAGGTATCGCCGTTCGCCAACTCCTGGTGCTTTGATCCCGATCGGCCCCGGTTCCGGGACTACCCCACGCTGCTGGACGATGACGGGGAGATTCCCGCCCTGGAAGCCAGCCTGGAGGAGATCGGTGAATATCAGCGCCGGCTCTGGGCCAATCGCAAGCGGGCACTGCTGGTGGTGGTTCACGGCCCTGATACCAGCGGCAAGGACAGCCTGATCCGTACGCTGGCCACCTACGCGGACCCGGCCGGCTTCCATGCCTGGTCGTTCAGCCGGCCGCAAGGGGCGGAAGTCCGCCATGATTTTCTCTGGCGGGTCACCCCCTACCTGCCGGGTCTGGGAGAAATGGTCGCCTTCAACCGGAGTCATCACGAAGCGGTTATTGCCGAGCGGGTCTGGCCGGTCCATGCCGCGGACAGCTACAACTGGGACAACCGTTACCAGTCCATCCGTAATTTCGAGCGCCACCTGGTACAGGAAGGCACGACCATCCTGAAAGTCTGGCAGAACCTGTCCCAAGATGAGCATCGGCGGCGCCTGCTCAAACGCCTGGATAAGCCCCGCAAGCGTTGGAAATTCGATAAATCCGATATTGATGGCTGGGCCAGACGTGCGGAGTATGAGGCCTTTGCCGAGCAGGCGATGGCGGCAACCCATACCCCGGAAGCACCCTGGTTTGTCGTTCCCGGGGACAGAAAACCCCAGGCCCGGGCGATTGTGGCCGCGATGCTGGCGGAACAGCTCAGGCAACTGGCCCCGGATTATCCGGCGGAAGATGAAACGGTACTCAGGGAATATCGGCAACTGTTGGCCAGGAACGGGGTCAGCTGA
- a CDS encoding D-amino acid dehydrogenase has protein sequence MHIVVVGGGVVGVTTAWELNRRGHQVTVIERHDIAGNETSKGNAAQRSYGVVYPWADPSMVFKALPWLFKQDGPLKLRMPPSVEAVKFMFATLRYAWSPGLFGLNRRAMLRLGIHSRERFLKLEQELDLDFDGDHKGLLHLASTPEALEGYRDVHNLLTELGIPSRLLSPEQVREEEPGMVGGGPLYGALSYDSDGTGDCHLFSRALANACEEKGVKFRYNVEVDNLIAGEHRVDAVALRNVDGEREILKADAFVLSAGCWSPTLVRPLGLDLPIYPIKGYSITVPLKNPEHAPVSTIHDDNYKVVSTRLGNRLRATGFVELADFNRDIPEARIATIRKSVESRYPGCADLDAAETWTGFRPMTPDGPATIGRGPRENLYLNTGHGTFGWTLSAGSADVIARVIDGETSPVNLDAFRPGRFQE, from the coding sequence ATGCACATTGTAGTAGTCGGTGGCGGTGTGGTCGGAGTGACCACGGCCTGGGAACTGAATCGTCGGGGGCATCAGGTAACGGTTATCGAACGCCACGACATTGCCGGTAACGAGACCAGCAAGGGCAACGCTGCCCAACGGTCTTACGGGGTGGTTTACCCATGGGCAGACCCCTCGATGGTGTTCAAGGCATTGCCATGGCTGTTCAAACAGGACGGTCCTTTGAAGCTGCGGATGCCGCCATCGGTGGAAGCGGTGAAGTTCATGTTTGCCACCCTCCGGTACGCCTGGTCTCCGGGCCTGTTCGGTCTGAACCGGCGGGCCATGCTGCGTTTGGGTATTCACAGCCGGGAGCGCTTCCTGAAACTGGAGCAAGAGCTGGACCTCGATTTCGACGGTGACCACAAGGGGCTGCTCCATCTGGCCAGCACGCCCGAGGCGTTGGAGGGTTACCGCGACGTGCATAACCTGCTGACCGAGCTTGGCATCCCCTCAAGGCTGTTGAGTCCGGAACAGGTACGGGAAGAGGAGCCGGGTATGGTCGGCGGCGGCCCGCTGTATGGTGCGCTCAGTTACGATAGCGACGGCACCGGTGATTGCCACCTGTTTTCCCGGGCCCTGGCGAATGCCTGCGAGGAGAAGGGGGTGAAATTCCGCTACAACGTTGAGGTGGATAACCTGATCGCCGGTGAACACCGGGTGGATGCGGTGGCTCTGCGCAACGTCGATGGAGAGCGGGAGATTCTCAAGGCGGATGCCTTTGTGCTCAGTGCCGGTTGCTGGTCACCGACGCTCGTGCGCCCCCTCGGGCTGGATCTGCCCATCTACCCGATCAAGGGCTACAGCATTACCGTGCCCCTGAAAAATCCGGAGCACGCCCCGGTCAGCACCATCCACGACGACAACTACAAGGTGGTCTCCACCCGGCTGGGGAACCGGCTGCGGGCGACCGGTTTTGTGGAGCTGGCGGACTTCAACCGGGACATTCCGGAAGCCCGCATTGCCACCATTCGCAAATCGGTGGAATCCCGCTACCCCGGTTGTGCCGACCTGGACGCCGCAGAGACCTGGACCGGCTTCCGGCCCATGACCCCGGACGGCCCGGCCACCATTGGCCGGGGCCCGAGGGAGAACCTGTACCTGAACACCGGCCACGGTACCTTCGGCTGGACCCTGTCCGCCGGCAGTGCCGATGTCATCGCCCGGGTCATCGACGGTGAAACCTCACCGGTCAATCTGGATGCGTTCCGCCCCGGACGCTTTCAGGAATAG